The following coding sequences lie in one candidate division WOR-3 bacterium genomic window:
- a CDS encoding YfhL family 4Fe-4S dicluster ferredoxin: MAYKITEECTACGLCEPECPVQAISEGDPIYVIDFNKCVECEGHFDEPQCVAVCPVGAPVPDPDHPKK, translated from the coding sequence ATGGCATACAAAATTACTGAAGAATGCACGGCATGTGGACTCTGTGAGCCTGAATGTCCGGTGCAGGCAATTAGTGAAGGTGATCCTATTTATGTAATTGATTTCAATAAATGTGTGGAATGCGAAGGCCACTTTGATGAACCTCAGTGTGTGGCGGTCTGTCCAGTGGGCGCACCGGTTCCTGATCCGGATCACCCGAAGAAATAA